From a single Marinobacter sp. THAF197a genomic region:
- the pnp gene encoding polyribonucleotide nucleotidyltransferase, whose amino-acid sequence MQPRKKTFEMGGETFTLETGRVARQATGSVLVSTGDTAVLGTVVGAKEAKPGQPFFPLTVNYFEKTYAAGKIPGGFFKREGRPSEKETLTSRLIDRPIRPLFPNGYMNEVQVICTVMSASKNHDPDIAAMLAASAALAISGIPFDGPIGAARVGFTNDKGYFLNPTFEELASSDLDMVVAGTEDAVLMVESEAKGLTEDQMLGGVLFGHQEMQAAITAIKEFAAEHGKPRWEWQPEAENTELLNAIKSEFGGAIEEAYAVRDKMARYERLGEIKAAAVEKLAGEEEGQPSEELVKKYFGKVEKSVVRQQVIDGKPRIDGRDNKTVRPIEVEVGILPSVHGSALFTRGETQAIVTATLGTTRDVQIIDALEGERKDPFLFHYNFPPYSVGEAGRVGTPGRREVGHGRLAKRGVLAVMPTLEEFPYAIRAVSEITESNGSSSMASVCGSSLALMDAGVPIKAPVAGIAMGLVKEGDKFAVLTDILGDEDHLGDMDFKVAGTKEGVTALQMDIKIQGITDEIMEIALEQAHAARLHILDEMNKVISTPRAELSERAPSITTIKIHPDKIRDVIGKGGSVIRSICDETGASIDLDDDGNVKIYADNAAAAQAAVNRVKEITAEIEVGAIYKGRVERIVDFGAFVNILPGKDGLVHISQISERRIENVTDELSEGQEVLVKVLDVDNRGRVKLSMKEVKEGEQPTDFAD is encoded by the coding sequence CTGCAACCACGTAAGAAAACGTTTGAAATGGGTGGCGAAACCTTCACCCTGGAAACGGGTCGTGTTGCCCGTCAGGCAACCGGTTCCGTTCTCGTGTCTACCGGCGATACCGCTGTTCTGGGTACCGTTGTTGGCGCCAAAGAAGCCAAGCCGGGTCAGCCGTTTTTCCCGCTGACCGTTAACTACTTCGAGAAGACTTACGCGGCCGGCAAAATCCCCGGTGGTTTCTTCAAGCGCGAAGGCCGTCCGTCCGAGAAAGAGACGCTGACTTCCCGCCTGATCGACCGTCCGATCCGCCCGCTGTTCCCCAATGGCTACATGAACGAAGTACAGGTGATCTGTACCGTCATGTCTGCCAGCAAGAACCACGATCCTGACATCGCGGCCATGCTGGCGGCGTCTGCTGCGCTGGCGATCTCCGGTATTCCGTTCGATGGTCCTATCGGTGCTGCCCGTGTTGGTTTCACCAACGATAAAGGCTACTTCCTGAACCCCACCTTTGAAGAGCTGGCCAGCTCTGATCTGGACATGGTGGTTGCCGGTACCGAAGACGCCGTACTGATGGTTGAGTCCGAGGCCAAAGGCCTGACCGAAGACCAGATGCTGGGCGGCGTACTGTTTGGTCATCAGGAAATGCAGGCGGCCATCACCGCCATCAAGGAATTTGCCGCTGAACACGGCAAGCCGCGCTGGGAATGGCAGCCTGAAGCCGAAAACACCGAGCTTCTGAATGCCATCAAATCCGAGTTCGGTGGTGCCATCGAAGAAGCCTACGCCGTGCGCGACAAGATGGCTCGCTACGAGCGTCTGGGCGAGATCAAGGCTGCCGCCGTCGAAAAACTGGCCGGTGAAGAAGAAGGCCAGCCTTCTGAAGAACTGGTGAAGAAGTATTTCGGCAAGGTTGAGAAGTCTGTGGTGCGTCAGCAGGTTATCGATGGCAAGCCGCGTATTGATGGCCGTGACAACAAGACTGTGCGCCCGATCGAAGTGGAAGTTGGCATTCTGCCGTCTGTTCACGGTTCTGCCCTGTTCACCCGTGGTGAAACCCAGGCCATCGTAACCGCCACTCTGGGTACCACCCGTGATGTGCAGATCATCGATGCTCTGGAAGGGGAGCGCAAAGATCCGTTCCTGTTCCACTACAACTTCCCTCCGTATTCCGTAGGTGAAGCCGGCCGCGTTGGTACTCCGGGCCGTCGTGAAGTGGGTCATGGTCGTCTGGCCAAGCGCGGCGTTCTGGCGGTTATGCCGACTCTGGAAGAGTTCCCGTATGCCATTCGTGCGGTTTCCGAGATCACCGAATCCAACGGTTCCAGTTCCATGGCTTCCGTGTGCGGTTCTTCCCTGGCACTGATGGACGCCGGTGTGCCGATCAAGGCTCCGGTGGCTGGTATCGCCATGGGTCTGGTCAAGGAAGGTGACAAGTTCGCCGTTCTGACCGACATCCTGGGTGACGAAGATCACCTGGGCGACATGGACTTCAAGGTTGCCGGTACCAAAGAGGGCGTTACCGCCCTGCAGATGGATATCAAGATCCAGGGCATCACCGACGAGATCATGGAAATTGCCCTGGAGCAGGCCCACGCTGCGCGTCTGCACATCCTGGACGAGATGAACAAGGTGATCTCCACGCCACGTGCCGAACTGTCTGAGCGTGCACCGAGCATCACCACCATCAAGATCCATCCGGACAAGATCCGTGACGTTATCGGTAAGGGCGGTTCTGTGATCCGTTCTATCTGTGACGAAACCGGTGCATCTATTGACCTGGACGACGACGGCAACGTGAAGATCTACGCCGACAACGCAGCAGCTGCACAAGCCGCCGTGAATCGCGTGAAGGAAATCACTGCCGAGATCGAAGTGGGTGCTATCTACAAGGGCCGCGTTGAGCGCATTGTGGACTTCGGTGCCTTCGTTAACATCCTGCCTGGCAAGGATGGTCTGGTGCACATTTCCCAGATCTCCGAGCGCCGTATCGAGAACGTGACTGACGAGCTGAGCGAAGGTCAGGAAGTTCTGGTGAAGGTGCTGGATGTGGACAACCGTGGTCGCGTTAAGCTGTCCATGAAGGAAGTTAAGGAAGGCGAGCAGCCGACTGACTTCGCTGACTGA